A genomic window from Bubalus bubalis isolate 160015118507 breed Murrah chromosome X, NDDB_SH_1, whole genome shotgun sequence includes:
- the BEX5 gene encoding protein BEX5 isoform X1: MEDLVGGIQEAPRVEEWVFRSVGAADFKAERGRLLLIPAGRRSGKKNLKMEKDPKERREEEQAPVQNEEACPMGGGEGPKPRENVRGDWDPPAQDFREDMPNGLVNNIDIIDGDADDMERFMEEMRELRRKIRELQLRYSLRILIGDPPHHDHHDEFCLMP; encoded by the exons ATGGAGGACTTGGTGGGAGGAATTCAAGAGGCGCCAAGGGTTGAAGAATGG GTCTTTAGGTCCGTTGGTGCAGCAGATTTCAAGGCTGAGAGAGGAAGACTGCTTCTGATCCCTGCAG GAAGAAGAAgcgggaaaaaaaatctcaagatgGAAAAGGACcccaaggaaaggagagaagaggagcaGGCTCCGGTGCAGAATGAAGAAGCTTGCCCTATGGGAGGTGGTGAAGGCCCCAAGCCTAGAGAAAATGTTAGAGGGGATTGGGACCCACCTGCCCAGGATTTTAGAGAGGATATGCCCAATGGGCTTGTCAATAACATTGACATCATAGATGGGGATGCTGATGATATGGAGAGGTTCATGGAGGAGATGAGAGAGCTAAGGAGGAAAATTAGGGAGCTTCAGCTGAGGTATAGTCTGCGCATTCTTATTGGAGATCCTCCTCACCATGACCATCATGATGAATTTTGCCTTATGCCTTGA
- the BEX5 gene encoding protein BEX5 isoform X2, translated as MEKDPKERREEEQAPVQNEEACPMGGGEGPKPRENVRGDWDPPAQDFREDMPNGLVNNIDIIDGDADDMERFMEEMRELRRKIRELQLRYSLRILIGDPPHHDHHDEFCLMP; from the coding sequence atgGAAAAGGACcccaaggaaaggagagaagaggagcaGGCTCCGGTGCAGAATGAAGAAGCTTGCCCTATGGGAGGTGGTGAAGGCCCCAAGCCTAGAGAAAATGTTAGAGGGGATTGGGACCCACCTGCCCAGGATTTTAGAGAGGATATGCCCAATGGGCTTGTCAATAACATTGACATCATAGATGGGGATGCTGATGATATGGAGAGGTTCATGGAGGAGATGAGAGAGCTAAGGAGGAAAATTAGGGAGCTTCAGCTGAGGTATAGTCTGCGCATTCTTATTGGAGATCCTCCTCACCATGACCATCATGATGAATTTTGCCTTATGCCTTGA